One segment of Arcanobacterium phocae DNA contains the following:
- the nuoI gene encoding NADH-quinone oxidoreductase subunit NuoI, which produces MSDKEFTQPDESLYSPNKKGILGRAFAPVAGFGVTFSTLFRPAVTEQYLPHKPEQKTPTRPRYHGMHQLNRYADGLEKCIGCELCAWACPADAIFVEASSNHPGEQYSPGERYGRVYQINYLRCIFCSYCIQACPTRALTMTNKYEVADQSRESLIYEKQDLLVPLAEGMLSTPHPMAEGTTDADYYKGNITGPTQDQVEWVKQARPEDPTITSAQVTSAPQKEAQH; this is translated from the coding sequence ATGTCTGACAAAGAATTCACACAGCCAGACGAATCGCTCTATAGTCCGAACAAAAAAGGAATTCTGGGACGAGCATTCGCACCGGTAGCCGGTTTCGGTGTCACGTTCTCCACGCTGTTTCGGCCAGCTGTTACCGAGCAGTACTTGCCGCATAAGCCAGAACAGAAAACACCAACTCGGCCGCGTTATCACGGTATGCACCAGCTGAACCGGTATGCAGATGGTCTGGAAAAGTGCATTGGCTGTGAACTATGTGCGTGGGCATGTCCGGCAGACGCTATATTCGTCGAAGCTTCCTCGAACCATCCAGGAGAGCAATACTCACCTGGCGAGCGCTATGGACGGGTATATCAGATCAATTATCTGCGGTGTATTTTCTGCTCGTATTGTATTCAAGCATGTCCTACACGCGCGTTGACAATGACTAATAAGTACGAAGTGGCAGATCAGAGCCGGGAATCGTTGATCTACGAGAAACAAGATTTGCTCGTACCGTTAGCCGAGGGAATGCTCTCAACTCCGCATCCGATGGCCGAAGGCACTACTGACGCGGACTACTATAAAGGTAACATCACTGGTCCGACTCAAGACCAAGTCGAATGGGTCAAGCAGGCACGTCCTGAAGATCCGACTATTACCTCAGCACAAGTGACGTCCGCGCCGCAGAAGGAGGCTCAGCACTGA
- the nuoH gene encoding NADH-quinone oxidoreductase subunit NuoH produces MIATQVAADFSNDTWWIAALKALFIVVFLIFSVIFALWFERRLIARFQNRVGPNTVGPFGLGQSFPDAIKLLLKEDFWLAGAEKVVYLVAPVITAICAFSVMAVIPMGPSVSIFGLHTPLQLTDSPVAMLFVLAVAALGEYGLVFGGWSAKSTLPLYGSVRSATQMISYELAQGLSLVTIFLATATMSTSGIVAAQQDLWNVVSLLPAFLVFLVTMFGETNRLPFDLPEAEGEIVAGPHTEYSSMKFAWYYLGEYVNMFNVSMLAVTLFFGGWRSGPILTSLGGLIGFNPNVGWFPMLVFIVKVWMFIGIFVWVRATLLRFRYDQFMKLGWKGLIPSALIWLTIVLVLRGYQMVNPQFDDRWPTIILSTGFAVIMLIWAFVRDDETLSQAEIIAQRESEEFDGFEDGYPVPPLPGQHLPPSPRATRRVAHVASTTTEEA; encoded by the coding sequence ATGATCGCTACCCAGGTCGCGGCTGATTTCTCTAACGACACCTGGTGGATTGCGGCCCTTAAAGCCCTATTTATCGTCGTATTCTTGATCTTCTCAGTGATTTTTGCGCTGTGGTTCGAGCGACGACTCATCGCCCGGTTCCAGAATCGTGTTGGACCAAATACTGTTGGACCATTCGGTCTGGGCCAGTCCTTTCCAGATGCTATCAAGCTTCTGTTGAAAGAAGACTTTTGGCTTGCTGGCGCTGAAAAAGTTGTGTACTTGGTAGCGCCAGTGATCACTGCTATCTGTGCATTTTCGGTTATGGCAGTCATTCCAATGGGCCCGTCAGTTTCCATCTTTGGGCTGCATACGCCGCTGCAACTGACTGATTCACCGGTGGCTATGCTGTTTGTGCTAGCAGTTGCTGCACTCGGTGAATACGGCTTGGTATTCGGCGGCTGGTCTGCTAAATCAACGTTGCCGCTCTATGGATCTGTACGTTCGGCAACGCAGATGATTTCCTACGAACTAGCCCAAGGCCTCAGCCTCGTGACGATTTTCCTTGCAACTGCAACGATGTCGACGTCGGGAATCGTGGCGGCTCAGCAAGATTTGTGGAATGTCGTATCGCTACTCCCAGCTTTCTTAGTGTTCTTGGTAACGATGTTCGGTGAAACTAACCGGTTACCATTCGACCTTCCAGAAGCCGAAGGTGAAATCGTCGCAGGCCCACACACCGAATACTCATCAATGAAGTTCGCATGGTACTACCTAGGCGAATACGTCAACATGTTCAACGTGTCAATGCTTGCTGTGACGCTATTCTTCGGCGGTTGGCGCTCAGGGCCAATCCTGACATCTCTTGGTGGCTTGATTGGCTTTAACCCGAATGTTGGATGGTTCCCAATGCTGGTATTTATCGTCAAGGTGTGGATGTTTATCGGAATCTTCGTTTGGGTTCGCGCCACACTTTTGCGCTTCCGATACGACCAATTCATGAAGCTCGGTTGGAAAGGCCTGATCCCATCGGCGCTTATCTGGCTGACGATTGTTCTCGTACTTCGGGGCTATCAGATGGTCAATCCGCAATTTGATGATCGTTGGCCAACGATCATTCTCTCTACAGGTTTCGCGGTCATTATGCTGATCTGGGCTTTTGTACGCGATGATGAAACGTTGTCACAAGCTGAGATTATTGCCCAGCGCGAAAGCGAAGAATTTGATGGATTTGAAGACGGTTACCCAGTTCCACCATTGCCCGGGCAACACTTGCCGCCGTCGCCGCGTGCCACGCGCCGAGTAGCCCATGTTGCATCAACTACGACCGAGGAGGCGTGA